The following are encoded in a window of Natranaeroarchaeum aerophilus genomic DNA:
- a CDS encoding ABC transporter substrate-binding protein: MTAIGGLAGCLGDEETDEPTESNPLEVEFFGGVFQEVLDEHLIEPFREDTGIPVESSAGTSAGEPLQLQQAVQAGEAPIDLVAASPVNRIRGERLGNWYTYEESDLPNIDNAVDDLVSYDQESGAVSGVGAYGWFGTIVSQTDLLDEEVTSWEALWEQDHTWALSESSQTTLLDITAEVFFDGAETLDTEDGLVEVMEKIQEVTDNVGVWYDGEAEAQQALLDENVEVASLFHDVTLVMEDDGAPVSTNFPEEGAVQNDANWVILESTDFPEEALEFVNYTLRPEVQQNISENLFTYPTVRDELLDMDEELQDRIFGPGVDAAIRPNHQTKIDNEEFLDETWREMVL; this comes from the coding sequence GTGACGGCGATCGGCGGACTGGCGGGCTGTCTCGGTGACGAAGAGACCGACGAACCGACGGAGAGCAATCCCCTCGAAGTCGAGTTCTTTGGCGGTGTGTTTCAGGAAGTACTCGATGAACATCTCATCGAACCGTTCCGAGAGGATACTGGGATTCCGGTCGAGAGCAGCGCCGGAACGAGTGCTGGGGAGCCGTTGCAGCTCCAACAAGCGGTGCAGGCTGGAGAGGCACCGATCGATCTGGTCGCTGCATCACCAGTCAACCGGATCCGCGGCGAACGTCTGGGCAACTGGTATACGTACGAGGAATCGGACCTGCCGAACATCGACAATGCGGTCGACGATCTGGTCTCGTACGATCAAGAGTCCGGCGCGGTATCGGGCGTCGGTGCGTACGGCTGGTTTGGAACGATCGTCTCCCAGACCGATCTGCTGGATGAGGAAGTGACCAGCTGGGAAGCCCTCTGGGAGCAGGACCACACGTGGGCGCTGAGTGAGTCCTCCCAGACGACGTTGCTCGATATCACCGCCGAAGTATTCTTCGATGGGGCCGAAACCCTGGACACGGAAGATGGCCTCGTCGAGGTGATGGAGAAAATCCAGGAAGTAACCGACAATGTCGGTGTCTGGTACGACGGCGAGGCGGAAGCCCAGCAGGCGTTGCTCGACGAGAACGTCGAGGTCGCCTCCCTGTTTCACGACGTGACGCTCGTGATGGAAGACGACGGCGCACCAGTCTCGACGAACTTCCCCGAGGAGGGGGCGGTCCAGAACGACGCGAACTGGGTGATTCTCGAATCGACGGACTTCCCCGAGGAAGCGCTCGAGTTCGTCAACTACACGCTCCGCCCCGAAGTGCAACAGAACATCTCCGAGAACCTGTTTACCTACCCGACGGTCCGGGACGAGCTCCTCGACATGGACGAGGAGCTACAGGATCGGATCTTCGGCCCCGGCGTCGATGCGGCGATCCGGCCGAACCACCAGACGAAAATCGACAACGAGGAGTTCCTCGACGAGACCTGGAGGGAAATGGTTCTATGA